A single genomic interval of Brevibacillus brevis harbors:
- a CDS encoding response regulator transcription factor, whose product MSTMKVLVADDDPNVREIIRLYFEKQQIELIAATDGREALEMMEKEQPDVVILDVMMPQLDGFEACREIRKKWDTPIIMLTAKDEEFDRVLGLELGADDYVTKPFSPREIVARIRAIMRRLQPKPKVEDEAVLRTFVFDQLTIDLDKREVIVAGEKVSFRPKEFDLLVQLVKSPGSVWSREQLLEQVWGFDYFGDVRTIDVHIKKIRQRLDKLPYECIQTVWGIGYKFGVDN is encoded by the coding sequence ATGTCCACGATGAAAGTCTTGGTTGCCGATGACGATCCAAACGTACGCGAAATTATTCGCCTTTATTTTGAAAAACAACAAATCGAGCTCATCGCAGCAACAGATGGACGAGAAGCTCTTGAGATGATGGAAAAGGAACAGCCGGATGTGGTCATTCTCGATGTGATGATGCCGCAGTTGGACGGCTTTGAAGCATGCCGGGAAATCCGCAAGAAGTGGGATACGCCGATTATTATGCTGACGGCAAAGGATGAGGAGTTTGACCGTGTACTCGGATTGGAGCTCGGAGCGGATGATTACGTAACGAAGCCGTTTAGTCCACGTGAGATCGTTGCACGTATCCGTGCGATTATGCGCAGATTACAGCCAAAGCCAAAAGTAGAAGATGAGGCAGTGCTTCGGACTTTTGTTTTTGATCAATTAACGATCGATCTGGATAAACGGGAAGTGATCGTTGCCGGGGAAAAAGTGAGCTTTCGCCCGAAGGAGTTTGATCTGCTTGTTCAACTCGTCAAATCGCCGGGAAGTGTTTGGTCACGAGAGCAATTGCTGGAACAAGTGTGGGGCTTTGATTATTTTGGCGATGTTCGAACGATCGATGTTCATATTAAAAAGATCAGACAACGTTTAGACAAGCTCCCTTATGAATGCATTCAAACGGTTTGGGGGATCGGCTACAAGTTTGGGGTGGATAACTGA
- the brnQ gene encoding branched-chain amino acid transport system II carrier protein, with the protein MKELSTKETITIGLMLFALFFGAGNMIFPPALGQAAGDNVWVAMVGFLITGVGLPLLGIIAVGLAGGNLQTLATRVHPLFAVVFTFIVYLSIGPFMAIPRTGTVTFEMGVLPYLSESMKDSWVPLFVTTVIYFAITFWLSLNPSKLVDRIGKILTPALLIIIGLMFVKSLISPLGEVGQPTGAYQDTAFFKGFVEGYLTLDALAAMVFGLVVTTAVQARGIIDRKKVMWSTIKAAILAATGLGLVYLALSYLGATSVSFAKSENGGQILTGVVHQLFGPLGSLLLGAAVTLACLTTSVGLVTACSQFFSSRIPSISYKKMAVILCVFSAAVANVGLTQLITFSVPVLMAIYPLAIVLMLLTFCDRMFNGHRAVYVGAITATAVISLLDGASQLGLSIDSLTPILEQLPLYKVGIGWLVPAFVGALLGLLWASLTRSVPIVRETK; encoded by the coding sequence ATGAAAGAACTTTCTACGAAAGAAACAATTACAATTGGTTTGATGCTGTTTGCCCTATTCTTTGGAGCAGGGAATATGATTTTCCCGCCTGCACTGGGACAAGCTGCAGGAGATAATGTTTGGGTCGCAATGGTCGGCTTTTTGATTACCGGTGTAGGTCTGCCTTTACTGGGCATCATCGCGGTTGGCTTGGCTGGCGGTAACTTGCAAACGTTGGCAACAAGAGTGCATCCGCTGTTTGCAGTCGTATTCACCTTTATTGTTTATCTGTCGATTGGGCCATTCATGGCGATTCCGCGGACAGGTACAGTAACCTTTGAAATGGGCGTGCTGCCATATTTGTCTGAATCCATGAAAGACAGTTGGGTTCCGCTTTTTGTGACTACCGTCATCTATTTTGCCATCACGTTTTGGTTGAGTCTGAACCCGAGCAAGCTGGTGGATCGAATTGGTAAAATTTTGACACCTGCTCTCTTGATCATCATTGGTCTGATGTTTGTCAAATCACTCATTTCTCCTTTGGGTGAAGTGGGACAACCGACAGGTGCGTATCAGGATACTGCGTTCTTCAAGGGTTTTGTCGAAGGCTATCTGACGCTGGATGCATTAGCTGCAATGGTATTTGGTCTGGTAGTAACAACGGCTGTTCAGGCTAGAGGCATCATTGACCGCAAAAAAGTGATGTGGTCCACGATCAAAGCAGCCATTCTCGCCGCTACCGGTCTTGGACTTGTCTATCTTGCTCTCAGCTATTTGGGCGCGACGAGTGTTTCGTTTGCGAAATCGGAAAATGGTGGACAAATTTTAACCGGGGTCGTGCACCAACTGTTCGGTCCATTAGGTTCGCTCTTGCTGGGAGCAGCTGTTACGCTTGCTTGCCTCACTACTTCAGTTGGGCTCGTCACTGCGTGCAGTCAATTTTTCTCGAGTCGTATTCCTAGCATTTCCTACAAGAAAATGGCTGTGATCCTGTGCGTGTTCAGTGCTGCGGTAGCAAACGTAGGCTTGACGCAGCTGATTACGTTCTCTGTGCCTGTCTTAATGGCGATTTATCCGCTGGCGATCGTGCTGATGCTGCTGACGTTTTGTGATCGGATGTTTAATGGACATCGTGCCGTATACGTTGGCGCGATCACGGCAACGGCTGTCATCAGTCTGTTGGATGGTGCTTCCCAGCTTGGATTGTCTATCGACTCGCTGACGCCAATCTTGGAACAATTGCCACTGTACAAAGTAGGAATTGGTTGGCTGGTGCCAGCTTTTGTAGGCGCACTGTTAGGGTTGCTGTGGGCTAGCCTCACACGCAGTGTCCCGATTGTAAGAGAAACGAAGTGA
- a CDS encoding DNA-3-methyladenine glycosylase family protein, translating to MNCWIISLTPPYSFDRLLRRLETHPDTQIRVNKEKNSLQRVFRIGLRPVLVHMQFEGSLEEPALRYETEAILSTTDQQLLEKMIRRTFSVDLDLPVIYEQMREEKELAILTERFRGLRLMLDADLFQCMVKTIIGQQINLTFAANLTERLVTLAGDPVENANGEGIIAFPTPDAVARLTVEDLRTLQFSQRKAEYIIDFARAIVNETVDLERLWTMKDEEIITYLTSLRGIGRWTVECLLMFGMGRPDLLPAADIGLRNGIVHLYGMNSKPNENDIRKLGEKWAPWRSIYCLYVWEAVGAIKRKEVFDL from the coding sequence GTGAATTGTTGGATTATTTCGCTTACTCCCCCGTATTCTTTTGACCGGTTGCTTCGGCGTCTTGAGACACATCCAGATACGCAGATACGTGTGAATAAAGAAAAAAATAGTCTACAGCGCGTCTTTCGTATCGGCTTACGGCCAGTTCTGGTCCATATGCAATTTGAGGGCAGCTTGGAAGAACCCGCATTGCGCTACGAGACAGAGGCGATTTTGTCCACGACAGACCAGCAGTTGCTAGAAAAAATGATCCGCCGTACTTTTAGTGTTGATTTGGATCTACCCGTTATTTACGAGCAGATGAGGGAGGAAAAGGAACTTGCCATCCTGACTGAGCGGTTTCGCGGTCTTCGTCTTATGCTGGATGCCGATTTGTTTCAATGCATGGTCAAGACCATTATCGGGCAGCAGATCAATTTGACCTTTGCAGCCAATTTGACCGAGAGGCTGGTTACACTGGCTGGCGACCCAGTAGAAAACGCAAACGGCGAGGGCATCATCGCTTTTCCGACTCCTGATGCGGTAGCGAGATTGACTGTGGAGGATTTGCGTACGCTGCAATTTAGTCAGCGAAAAGCAGAGTATATTATCGATTTTGCCCGTGCCATTGTGAATGAAACGGTAGATTTGGAAAGACTATGGACAATGAAGGACGAGGAAATCATTACTTACCTCACTTCACTACGAGGAATTGGACGGTGGACGGTAGAGTGCCTGCTCATGTTTGGGATGGGGCGTCCAGACTTGTTGCCCGCTGCTGATATCGGTTTGCGAAATGGAATTGTTCACCTCTATGGAATGAACTCGAAGCCAAATGAAAACGACATTCGCAAGCTAGGGGAAAAGTGGGCTCCATGGCGCAGTATCTATTGTCTGTACGTATGGGAAGCAGTGGGGGCGATCAAGAGAAAAGAGGTATTTGACCTGTAA